The window TCAAGGAGCTAGCTTTAAACCGTTCTTACCGTTAGTTATTACCTCATTGATTTACTTTGTCTTAACGTTTACGTTATCGAGATTATTAGGAGTGGCAGAACGTCGTATGCAGGCAAGTGATTGATAAATAAAGTAGCCTCTATTGCAGAAAAGCTAAGCCTTTCTGTAGTCAGAGCTTCCATTGGCTAGATAAAGGGAAAGTAGGGGAAGAAATGGATTATAAAAAATTAGCAAAACATCATCAAGTGGCTTCGTTGAATATTCTAGCAGATATTGGAACATTAGCTAAAAATACACCAAATTTAATTGATTTGTCGATAGGCGATCCGGATTTAATTACAGATGATCGGATTATTCAACAAGCTTTTTTAGATGTGAAAAATGGACATACGAAATACACTGAATCTGGCGGAAGTGCTGATTTGATTGAGTCGATTTTGAGCTTTTATCAGCGCTTTTATCAGTTGTCCTTTGAAAAGGATCAAGTTAGAGCAACTGTTGGCGCGTTACACGGGATGTATTTAACATTGCAAACGATTTTAGATGCGGGAGATGAGGTAATTATTCATGAGCCGTATTTTTCACCCTATAAAGATCAAGTGGTGAATTCTGGAGGTGTCCCTGTCTTCATTCCAACCTATGAAAAGGATGGTTTTGCAATTGATATTGCCGTTTTAGAAGCAGCGATTACCAATAAAACGAAGGCTTTGATTTTAAATTCACCAAATAATCCAACGGGAGCTGTTTTTTCTCAGGAGACATTTAAACAAATTGCTGAGTTAGCTAAGAAGTACGACTTTTTTATTTTATCTGATGAAGTCTATGATGGGTTTAGTTTTTATGATGAGTTTGTCCCGATGGCAACGTATGCGCCCGATCATACAGTTACTTTTGGGAGTTTGTCGAAGAATTTTTCGATGACTGGTTGGCGGATTGGTTACATGGTGGCACCGAGCTATTTAAATGCAGCAGCGAAGTTATTGAATGAGGGAATTACCTATTCAGCACCAACGCCTTCACAGCGAGCAGCTATCTATGCTTTGGATCATGCGGAGGAGCTGATACCTAAGGTTAGCGAGGTGTTTAAGGAGCGTTTAGAGTACGTTGCACAGCGAGTTGCAGAAATTCCTTATTTGTCCTTACATCCGCTAAAAGGGAGCATTTACGCGTTTATCAATATTAGTAAAACTGGGATGGATTCAATGGCATTCAGCCAATATGTTTTACAAGAAACTCAAGTTTTAGTTATTCCAGGTTTAGCTTTTGGAGAATCTGGAGATCGCTATGTTCGTTTAGCGGCTACGCAAAATCGAGAAATTTTAACAGAAGCGTTTAATCGCTTGGCGCAGTTAACGTTTGATTAGCAAAATTTCAGTCTTTGTTATCTAATGAAGTGAATTCTGCTATAAATATTTTCCAATTCGTGGACGTTTAAAAAAAGCAGTAAGAATAACAAAAAAAATAAAAAAATTCTGTGATTTTAGAGTGGATTTGATTAGTGAATAAAGGTACATTATCAAGGGTAAATCTAGAAATAGAGAGAATTAGTATTTTTTATATTAATGGAATTTCTCCTTTCTTACAAATTTGTAAGGAAGGATGATTTGTGATTAAATGACGGTTTTAAATAGTTTTTGTCATTTATCAAGACCTTTTTAAAAGCTTTTGGATAGTTTTTTTATATATTAAGATAACTAGTGATCATTTTGTTTTTTTAATTTATCATAAATCTGAAATTTTAAAAAAATAATTGACTCAATTATGTATTCAAGTATTGTGATAGATGTGCTATATTTTAACTGCACTAATAATAAAATAGTATAAGTAGTCAATAAAAATCGACGGGAGACTGAAGCATATTTTAATTAAGGAGGTAAATGTTTAGATGTCATCAATTGATAAGTATTGGAATGATAGATTAATCTATCATATTGGGTTTGTTGCTAAAATCATGAAAATGGATGGCGCAATCGAGAATAAAGAATTTCATCGTACATTTATTTTTCCAGATAATCTAAGTACAAACGAAATTAGTGACTTAATTTTTTTGAGACTAGATAATATCATAGAAATCACATATATTGAAGAATTCGTAGAAGCACTAGAATTGAGAAATGACGATATTATAAAGAGTTTAATGTTATCTAAATGAATGATAAAAAAATGTTTGGCTCATAGTAATAGGTCTATGAATCGAACATTTTTTTATTGAATAAAGGTAACGTTATGGATATAATATATAAAGCTAAGACGTGAAGTATTGAACATAATAATTTATAGAATTTTGAGGAATGCATATGAATAATAAGATTATCTACTTTCTTATTAAA is drawn from Carnobacterium gallinarum DSM 4847 and contains these coding sequences:
- a CDS encoding pyridoxal phosphate-dependent aminotransferase gives rise to the protein MDYKKLAKHHQVASLNILADIGTLAKNTPNLIDLSIGDPDLITDDRIIQQAFLDVKNGHTKYTESGGSADLIESILSFYQRFYQLSFEKDQVRATVGALHGMYLTLQTILDAGDEVIIHEPYFSPYKDQVVNSGGVPVFIPTYEKDGFAIDIAVLEAAITNKTKALILNSPNNPTGAVFSQETFKQIAELAKKYDFFILSDEVYDGFSFYDEFVPMATYAPDHTVTFGSLSKNFSMTGWRIGYMVAPSYLNAAAKLLNEGITYSAPTPSQRAAIYALDHAEELIPKVSEVFKERLEYVAQRVAEIPYLSLHPLKGSIYAFINISKTGMDSMAFSQYVLQETQVLVIPGLAFGESGDRYVRLAATQNREILTEAFNRLAQLTFD